One genomic segment of Gemmatimonadales bacterium includes these proteins:
- the waaF gene encoding lipopolysaccharide heptosyltransferase II, which yields MPHSGPATAPRILLVRFSSIGDILLTTPLIRALRARHPGARIDALTKARFVPLLADNPHLDAVLAPADGESMPALAARLRAGNYTHRLDLHGSLRSRQLRLLLPGRWRGYRKHRVARGVLVLTHRNFYPSGSPPVPERYFEAAAGLDVRPDGGPPEFGLSAAAFAEADAYLAQMDTAPGRPLVALAPGAAHMTKRWPVEHWQALARALGAEGKRMVVLGGPEDVTAAEEVARVTPAAVSAAGKFGLQGTGALLARASALVSGDTGVMHMATGVGTPVVALFGPTVEAFGFFPYRATATVLQRDLPCRPCSRMGGPSCPLGHHACLRDIGPDVVATALGALEER from the coding sequence GTGCCTCACTCCGGTCCCGCCACCGCGCCGCGCATCCTCCTGGTGCGCTTCAGTTCCATCGGCGACATCCTCCTGACGACGCCGTTGATCCGCGCCCTCCGGGCGCGCCACCCCGGCGCCCGGATCGACGCGCTCACCAAGGCACGTTTCGTCCCGCTGCTCGCCGACAACCCCCATCTGGATGCGGTCCTGGCCCCCGCCGACGGGGAATCGATGCCGGCGTTGGCCGCTCGCCTCCGCGCCGGGAACTACACCCATCGCCTCGACCTGCACGGGAGCCTGCGGAGCCGCCAGCTGCGCCTGCTCCTCCCAGGGCGGTGGCGCGGGTACCGAAAGCACCGGGTGGCCCGGGGGGTGCTGGTGCTGACCCACCGGAATTTCTACCCGTCCGGGAGCCCACCGGTGCCGGAACGGTATTTCGAGGCCGCCGCGGGGCTCGACGTCCGTCCCGATGGCGGGCCGCCGGAGTTCGGGCTCTCCGCCGCGGCGTTCGCCGAAGCGGATGCCTACCTGGCCCAGATGGATACGGCGCCGGGGAGACCGTTGGTCGCCCTTGCCCCGGGAGCGGCCCACATGACAAAACGGTGGCCTGTGGAACACTGGCAAGCGCTGGCGCGGGCGCTGGGGGCGGAGGGGAAGCGGATGGTCGTCCTGGGAGGCCCGGAAGACGTCACCGCCGCGGAGGAGGTTGCCAGAGTGACCCCGGCCGCGGTGTCAGCCGCTGGGAAGTTCGGACTTCAGGGCACCGGCGCCCTCCTCGCCCGGGCCTCGGCCCTCGTATCGGGAGACACGGGGGTGATGCACATGGCCACGGGGGTCGGCACACCGGTCGTGGCGCTCTTCGGCCCGACGGTCGAGGCCTTCGGCTTCTTCCCGTACCGGGCCACCGCCACCGTGCTCCAGCGCGATCTCCCCTGCCGACCCTGCAGCCGGATGGGGGGGCCCTCCTGCCCGCTGGGCCATCACGCCTGCCTCCGCGACATCGGCCCCGATGTGGTAGCCACCGCGCTCGGCGCTCTGGAGGAGAGATGA
- a CDS encoding response regulator: MPRPKSILWVDDEVESLTSHILFLEEHGFTVDKSPHGDDALVMLQRQPYGVVLLDEQMPGRRGLEIFQAIRAVDQSMPVVMVTKSEEQDTLKDAIGAEISDYLIKPVNPRQILSVVTRLLEGDRIRQQRLSRDFATRFRELDTRRGEGMAWREWIELIVELAEWEVKLGRADEPGLQDALRTLQDSLRADFAKFLGKHYGAWLDGSEEDRPALSVDIIAEFVRPTLDAHGKALLVVVDCLRLDQWAMIRPLVATRFDIETAHYFSILPTATPYARNAIFSGLFPNELAARHPEWWKTEEEAGLNAHEAELLEEHLLQLTGRAVPVRYEKVFTAADGEGLLRRLPAHLSQDGVTALVFNFIDQLTHGRTENSTLFEVARDTQALRNLTRTWFERSPLWDALREAERRNVPVLLTTDHGSIHCHTPATVFARRDTTSHLRYKFGEDLRAEDDDAALVVNDLERFGLPARTPGTRLLLATGDRFFVYPTKLREYQARYRGAFLHGGVSPEEVVLPITLLTPRRS; encoded by the coding sequence ATGCCACGACCGAAGAGCATCCTGTGGGTAGACGATGAGGTTGAGAGCCTCACGTCGCACATTCTCTTTCTCGAAGAACACGGGTTTACGGTGGACAAGTCGCCCCATGGCGACGACGCCCTCGTCATGCTCCAGCGCCAGCCCTACGGCGTGGTCCTCCTCGACGAACAGATGCCGGGTCGCCGCGGGCTCGAGATTTTCCAGGCCATTCGCGCCGTCGATCAATCGATGCCGGTGGTGATGGTGACCAAGAGCGAGGAGCAGGACACGCTCAAGGACGCCATCGGCGCCGAAATCAGCGACTACCTCATCAAGCCCGTCAATCCGCGGCAGATCCTTTCGGTGGTCACCCGCCTCCTCGAGGGCGACCGGATCCGCCAGCAGCGACTCTCTCGCGACTTCGCCACCCGCTTCCGGGAGCTCGACACCCGGCGCGGGGAGGGGATGGCGTGGCGGGAATGGATCGAGCTGATCGTCGAACTTGCCGAGTGGGAGGTCAAGCTCGGCCGGGCCGACGAACCGGGGCTGCAGGACGCGCTCCGGACGCTGCAGGACTCCCTGCGCGCCGATTTCGCCAAGTTCCTCGGCAAGCACTACGGCGCCTGGCTCGACGGCTCGGAGGAGGATCGTCCAGCCCTGTCGGTGGACATCATCGCGGAGTTCGTGCGCCCCACCCTCGACGCGCACGGCAAGGCGCTGCTCGTCGTGGTGGACTGCCTCCGGCTCGACCAGTGGGCCATGATCCGCCCGCTGGTGGCCACGCGGTTCGACATCGAGACAGCGCACTACTTCTCGATCCTGCCCACGGCCACGCCTTACGCCCGAAACGCCATCTTCAGCGGACTCTTCCCGAACGAGCTCGCCGCGCGGCACCCGGAGTGGTGGAAGACGGAGGAGGAGGCGGGACTCAACGCGCACGAGGCGGAGTTGCTCGAGGAGCACCTTCTCCAGCTCACCGGCCGCGCGGTGCCGGTGCGCTATGAGAAGGTCTTCACAGCCGCCGACGGCGAGGGGCTCCTTCGCCGCCTGCCGGCGCATCTCTCGCAGGACGGGGTGACGGCGCTGGTCTTCAATTTCATCGACCAGCTCACCCACGGCCGTACCGAGAACTCGACCCTCTTCGAGGTGGCGCGCGACACCCAGGCGCTCCGCAACCTCACCCGCACCTGGTTCGAGCGTTCCCCGCTGTGGGATGCGCTGCGCGAAGCGGAGCGCCGCAACGTGCCGGTGCTGCTGACCACCGACCACGGGTCCATTCACTGCCACACACCGGCCACTGTCTTCGCCCGGCGCGACACCACCAGCCACCTTCGGTACAAGTTCGGCGAGGATCTCCGCGCCGAGGATGACGACGCCGCGCTGGTGGTCAACGACCTGGAGCGGTTCGGGCTGCCGGCGCGGACGCCGGGCACCCGGCTCCTGCTCGCCACCGGCGACCGGTTCTTCGTCTACCCGACCAAGCTCCGTGAATACCAGGCGCGGTATCGCGGCGCCTTCCTGCACGGCGGCGTGTCGCCCGAAGAGGTCGTCCTGCCGATCACGCTGTTGACCCCGCGGCGGTCGTAG
- a CDS encoding ABC transporter ATP-binding protein gives MRTELRLLRQVKPYRAPFILSMVTSVLASLLDGTTIVVLIPLLRLLFGTTGQFGASGSQALTRFTEWLLDPLIAGVPTNVAVARLLGVLVLGLVLRNLMTYSTTQLQVAVQEGLVRDLRSEIFAHLLKLDLGYFQRTRQGHILSTLTTEVEQLKEVVTAAVVRLFQSVVRIVTILVLMSQISGRLTILTLSTAPILVLGLQFVLVRLRRHARDRTQDRAGIFAMVAEQVGAVKLIRAYGEESRQLGKLTDQLTRYRKKVIRTQRYSSLTGPMSEIFGGLLIILIIAAATQPGLVGGVPLTPEAAIAFLVAALQLTSPIKAISQYPASMAIAMASAERVYALLDEPVSDVDAPGSVPLQFDRDIVFDRVSFRYGTDTPVLTEISFRLPKGQVLAIVGPSGAGKTTLVDLLPRFNEPVSGQIYLDGIPLDTIKRGSLRASLGVVSQDTVLLNDTVRANIAFGSPKATAAQVEAAARAANAAEFIAALPNGYDTVLGERGTRLSGGQRQRISIARALLRDPPILILDEATSALDTESERLVQEAIERLMKDRTVMVIAHRLATVRHADQILVLEAGHVVEHGTHAQLIEHNGLYRRLHDMQFRDPEPAS, from the coding sequence GTGCGGACTGAACTCCGCCTGCTCCGGCAGGTGAAGCCCTATCGTGCGCCGTTCATCCTGTCGATGGTCACGTCGGTGCTGGCGTCGCTCCTCGACGGTACGACGATCGTGGTCCTCATCCCGCTGCTGCGGCTGCTGTTCGGCACCACCGGTCAGTTCGGGGCTTCGGGGTCGCAGGCGCTGACCCGGTTTACCGAGTGGCTGCTCGACCCGCTCATCGCCGGAGTCCCGACCAACGTGGCGGTCGCGCGGCTCCTCGGCGTGCTGGTGCTGGGGTTGGTGCTGCGGAACCTGATGACCTACAGCACCACGCAACTGCAGGTCGCGGTGCAGGAGGGGCTGGTCCGCGACCTGCGCTCCGAGATCTTTGCGCACCTCCTCAAGCTCGACCTCGGGTACTTCCAGCGCACCCGCCAGGGACACATTCTCTCGACCCTCACCACGGAAGTGGAACAGCTCAAGGAAGTGGTGACCGCCGCGGTGGTGCGGCTCTTCCAGAGCGTCGTGCGGATTGTCACCATCCTCGTCCTGATGAGCCAGATCAGCGGCCGGCTCACCATCCTCACGCTCTCCACCGCCCCGATCCTGGTGCTCGGCCTGCAGTTCGTGCTGGTGCGCCTCCGGCGCCACGCCCGCGACCGGACGCAGGACCGCGCCGGCATCTTCGCGATGGTCGCCGAGCAGGTCGGGGCGGTCAAGCTGATCCGGGCATACGGCGAGGAGTCGCGCCAGCTCGGCAAGCTCACAGACCAGCTCACCCGGTACCGGAAGAAGGTCATCCGGACCCAGCGGTATTCGTCGCTGACCGGGCCGATGAGCGAAATCTTCGGCGGGTTGCTGATCATCCTCATCATCGCCGCGGCGACGCAGCCGGGGCTGGTGGGCGGCGTGCCGCTGACGCCGGAGGCGGCCATCGCCTTCCTGGTGGCCGCGCTGCAGCTGACGTCGCCCATCAAGGCGATTTCGCAGTACCCGGCGAGCATGGCCATCGCGATGGCGAGCGCCGAGCGGGTGTACGCGCTGCTCGACGAGCCGGTCTCCGACGTCGACGCCCCCGGCAGCGTGCCGCTGCAGTTCGACCGCGACATCGTCTTCGACCGGGTGTCGTTCCGCTACGGCACCGACACCCCCGTGCTGACGGAAATCTCGTTCCGCCTGCCGAAGGGGCAGGTCCTGGCCATCGTCGGTCCCTCCGGCGCCGGTAAGACGACGCTGGTGGACCTGCTGCCGCGCTTCAACGAGCCGGTGAGCGGGCAGATCTACCTCGACGGGATCCCCCTCGACACCATCAAGCGCGGCTCCCTTCGCGCCAGCCTTGGCGTGGTCAGCCAGGACACCGTCCTGCTGAACGACACCGTGCGCGCCAACATCGCCTTCGGGTCGCCCAAGGCCACCGCGGCGCAGGTGGAGGCGGCGGCCCGGGCGGCCAATGCCGCCGAGTTCATCGCCGCCCTGCCGAACGGCTACGACACCGTCCTCGGGGAGCGGGGCACCCGGCTCTCCGGCGGGCAGCGGCAGCGAATCAGCATTGCGCGGGCGCTGCTCCGCGACCCGCCGATCCTGATCCTTGACGAGGCCACCAGCGCGCTCGACACCGAATCGGAACGGCTGGTGCAGGAGGCCATCGAGCGGCTGATGAAGGACCGGACCGTGATGGTCATCGCGCACCGGCTGGCCACGGTGCGGCACGCCGACCAGATCCTGGTGCTCGAGGCGGGTCACGTGGTGGAGCATGGCACGCACGCGCAGCTGATCGAGCACAACGGTCTCTATCGGCGGCTGCACGACATGCAGTTCCGGGATCCGGAGCCGGCGTCATGA
- a CDS encoding glycosyltransferase: MTRVLVVAAYDDALNAHSAQRERALERHGQTVTRFDINARPGLLSRLRGGDLVSRLDRELEVVAPDIVLVVRGEALSAQAVTNLRRDHPGTWVNWVPDDLHGLAIVQHALPAYDMVFAAGTDVAEALASTIDRPVHYLPLAADPSVYKPMRSRDQYRANVVFAGTATPRRERLLGELVEFGLALWGPGWRRTSLRDYCRGEQLDTENFVRAYAGASVAVNIHRSADAEPAVTERGVNQRTFEVAAIGVPQVVDFRGDLERHFVDRRELLVYHSVEEMRGLVEAALQDPAAAETVAQAGRARLLADHTYMHRLKELLDVVRATPHRA, encoded by the coding sequence ATGACCCGGGTCCTGGTGGTGGCCGCGTACGACGACGCCCTCAACGCCCACTCGGCGCAGCGGGAACGGGCGCTGGAGCGGCATGGACAGACGGTCACCCGGTTCGATATCAATGCGCGGCCCGGTCTCCTGTCCCGTTTGCGCGGCGGGGATCTCGTCAGCCGGCTCGACCGAGAGCTCGAAGTCGTCGCGCCAGATATCGTGCTCGTCGTGCGGGGGGAGGCGCTTTCGGCGCAGGCGGTGACCAACCTCCGGCGCGACCATCCCGGGACCTGGGTCAACTGGGTGCCCGACGACCTCCATGGCCTGGCCATTGTGCAACACGCCCTGCCGGCGTACGACATGGTCTTCGCGGCCGGCACCGACGTGGCCGAGGCGCTCGCCAGTACCATCGACCGGCCGGTGCACTACCTGCCGCTCGCCGCCGATCCGTCGGTGTACAAGCCGATGCGCTCGCGCGACCAGTACCGCGCCAACGTCGTCTTTGCCGGGACGGCCACGCCGAGACGGGAGCGCCTCCTCGGCGAACTGGTGGAATTCGGGCTCGCGCTCTGGGGACCGGGATGGCGGCGGACGTCGCTGCGCGACTACTGCCGCGGTGAGCAACTCGACACCGAGAATTTCGTCCGCGCCTATGCCGGCGCGTCGGTGGCGGTCAATATCCACCGCTCGGCGGATGCCGAGCCGGCCGTCACCGAGCGGGGCGTCAACCAGCGGACCTTCGAGGTGGCGGCGATCGGCGTGCCGCAGGTGGTGGATTTTCGGGGAGACCTGGAGCGGCACTTCGTCGACCGGCGGGAACTGCTGGTGTACCACTCCGTGGAGGAGATGCGAGGGCTGGTCGAGGCGGCGCTCCAGGACCCGGCGGCCGCCGAGACGGTGGCGCAGGCCGGGCGGGCACGGCTGCTGGCCGACCACACCTACATGCACCGGCTCAAGGAACTGCTCGACGTGGTCCGGGCCACGCCCCACCGCGCCTGA
- a CDS encoding glycosyltransferase produces the protein MPAPLALTVIIPTLNEAANVAACVASAAFAGEVIVADGGSTDETVARARAAGATVLEGTGPTIAAQRNAAIAAAHHPWILALDADERVTPELAAEIARVLAVPAHAAYRVHRRNFYLGVEQTRGGWARDWVVRLFSRDRRYVERRVHEGLEPVADVGELEARLLHHPYRSLSHHIEKLDRYAEWGAADLWDRGVRAGWADLSLRPAGRFLKAYLLGGGVLDGRLGLVQSGLDAYAGFLKYAHLWAMERRTED, from the coding sequence GTGCCGGCACCACTCGCGCTGACCGTCATCATCCCCACCCTCAACGAGGCGGCCAACGTTGCCGCCTGCGTGGCAAGCGCCGCGTTCGCGGGCGAAGTCATCGTCGCCGACGGCGGTTCCACCGATGAGACGGTCGCCCGGGCGCGCGCGGCCGGCGCCACCGTGCTCGAAGGGACCGGCCCCACCATCGCCGCCCAGCGCAACGCCGCCATCGCCGCCGCCCACCATCCCTGGATTCTCGCGCTGGACGCCGACGAGCGGGTGACCCCGGAGCTCGCCGCCGAAATCGCGCGCGTGCTGGCCGTGCCGGCGCACGCCGCCTACCGGGTGCACCGGCGCAACTTCTATCTCGGGGTCGAGCAGACCCGCGGCGGGTGGGCGCGCGACTGGGTCGTGCGTCTCTTCAGCCGGGACAGGCGGTACGTGGAACGCCGGGTACACGAGGGACTGGAGCCGGTCGCGGATGTCGGGGAGCTTGAGGCGCGGCTGCTGCATCATCCATACCGGTCGCTCAGTCACCACATCGAGAAGCTCGACCGCTACGCCGAGTGGGGGGCGGCCGATCTCTGGGACAGGGGCGTCCGCGCCGGCTGGGCGGATCTCAGCCTTCGTCCGGCCGGGAGGTTCCTCAAGGCCTATCTGCTGGGGGGCGGGGTGCTCGACGGGCGCCTGGGGTTGGTGCAGTCGGGTCTGGACGCGTACGCGGGGTTCCTGAAGTACGCGCACTTGTGGGCGATGGAACGTCGGACTGAGGACTAG
- a CDS encoding patatin-like phospholipase family protein, with translation MPSSPSFSLVLGGGGLKGLAHIGALQALEEAGLRPNGVVGSSIGSLIAAAWAAGRSVEFMRERALRLKRRDVFRVAHSDMALKRMRSPAVYRHEPLDDLIHEMVGEKTFDELTHPLIVNTVDINSGMQVLWGLPGLRYARVADAVFASCALPGILPPREIAGRWYVDGAVADNLPVKAATVCGPGPIIGVDVSASMALRSEIEKTGFATTYARGLEIVMQTMLERTLRLWKSPPLLLVHPRVEDYPMFVFDRTQELMAEGYRAMRQLIPELLRLLDTAEVGIFPKTPVRIHVDRTRCIGCGACALRAPGIFQMDGLGKAEVVEPRQAWSPLDGIFVRNCPTWAISARPVTGEWSGPLPIAADR, from the coding sequence ATGCCTTCCTCCCCCAGCTTCAGCCTGGTCCTCGGCGGCGGCGGCCTCAAGGGGCTGGCGCACATCGGCGCATTGCAGGCCCTGGAGGAAGCGGGACTTCGGCCGAATGGCGTCGTGGGGTCGAGCATCGGTTCGCTCATCGCGGCGGCCTGGGCGGCCGGGCGCTCGGTCGAATTCATGCGGGAGCGTGCGCTGCGGCTGAAGCGGCGCGACGTCTTCCGGGTGGCCCACAGCGACATGGCGCTCAAGCGGATGCGTTCGCCCGCCGTGTACCGGCACGAGCCGCTGGACGACCTGATCCATGAGATGGTGGGCGAGAAGACCTTCGACGAGCTCACGCATCCCCTCATCGTCAACACGGTGGACATCAACTCCGGCATGCAGGTCCTCTGGGGCCTGCCGGGGCTCCGCTACGCCCGGGTGGCGGACGCGGTGTTCGCCTCCTGCGCCCTCCCCGGTATCCTGCCGCCGAGGGAAATTGCTGGACGGTGGTACGTGGATGGCGCGGTGGCCGATAACCTCCCGGTCAAGGCTGCCACCGTCTGTGGGCCGGGGCCGATCATCGGCGTCGATGTGAGCGCCTCGATGGCGCTCCGCTCGGAGATCGAGAAGACCGGCTTCGCGACGACGTACGCCCGCGGCCTAGAAATCGTGATGCAGACGATGCTGGAGCGGACGCTGCGGCTCTGGAAATCGCCGCCGCTGCTGCTGGTGCATCCGCGAGTCGAGGACTACCCGATGTTCGTCTTTGACCGCACCCAGGAACTGATGGCGGAGGGGTATCGGGCGATGCGGCAACTGATCCCCGAACTGCTGCGGCTCCTCGACACGGCGGAGGTGGGAATCTTCCCGAAGACGCCGGTCCGCATTCACGTCGACCGCACGCGCTGCATCGGCTGCGGCGCGTGCGCCCTGCGGGCGCCGGGGATCTTTCAGATGGATGGATTGGGCAAGGCGGAGGTGGTGGAGCCGCGGCAGGCGTGGTCGCCGCTCGACGGCATCTTTGTCCGGAACTGTCCGACCTGGGCCATCAGCGCCCGCCCGGTGACGGGAGAGTGGAGCGGCCCCCTGCCTATCGCGGCGGACCGCTAG
- a CDS encoding ABC transporter permease, producing MASPLAGPFRRDRFFQLGLLLVGMVVGAALLAQWLAPGGPYTGDPATAYLLPPSLDHLLGTDTQGRDVLTRVIYGARISLAVGIISQVVASLLGVTLGLISGYYGRRVDALIMRLADVTLAFPTLLLLIAVAAAVNPSLPVVFVVIGVVGWAAMARLVRGQVLVLKGSEYVLAARALGAPDRRILFRHLLPNVRAQVIVAATLGMAGAIMAEAALSFVGLGAQPPTPSWGSMVADGRDLLRVAPWVSFAPGIAIGLAVLGFNLVGDTLREAFDPKLRSER from the coding sequence ATGGCTTCCCCACTGGCCGGCCCCTTCCGCCGCGACCGCTTCTTCCAGCTCGGGCTCCTGCTCGTCGGCATGGTGGTCGGCGCCGCGCTCCTGGCGCAGTGGCTCGCCCCGGGTGGCCCCTATACGGGGGACCCTGCCACCGCCTACCTCCTTCCGCCAAGCCTCGATCACCTCCTGGGCACCGATACGCAGGGCAGGGACGTGCTGACCCGGGTCATCTACGGGGCGCGGATCTCGCTCGCCGTCGGGATCATCAGCCAGGTCGTGGCGAGCCTGCTGGGCGTCACCCTCGGCCTGATCTCGGGATACTACGGCCGCCGGGTGGACGCGCTCATCATGCGCCTCGCCGACGTCACCCTCGCCTTCCCGACGCTCCTGTTGCTCATCGCAGTGGCGGCGGCGGTCAATCCGTCCCTGCCGGTGGTCTTCGTGGTGATCGGCGTCGTGGGATGGGCGGCCATGGCGCGGCTGGTCCGCGGACAGGTCCTGGTCCTCAAGGGCTCCGAGTATGTGCTCGCCGCGCGGGCCCTCGGCGCCCCCGACCGGCGGATTCTCTTCCGGCACCTCCTCCCCAACGTGCGCGCCCAGGTGATCGTGGCGGCGACGCTCGGGATGGCCGGCGCCATCATGGCCGAGGCGGCGCTCTCATTCGTGGGACTTGGCGCCCAGCCCCCCACACCGAGCTGGGGGTCGATGGTGGCCGACGGGCGGGACCTCCTCCGCGTGGCGCCCTGGGTGTCGTTCGCCCCAGGCATCGCGATCGGGCTCGCCGTCCTCGGCTTCAACCTTGTGGGCGACACATTGCGCGAGGCGTTTGACCCCAAACTCCGTAGCGAACGGTAG